A single genomic interval of Streptomyces sp. 1222.5 harbors:
- a CDS encoding M55 family metallopeptidase, which produces MKILISADMEGATGVTWPADVLPGTPQWERCRSMFTSDVNAAAQGFFDGGADEVLVNEAHWSMRNLLLERLDERVEMLTGRHKSLSMVEGVQHGDVDGIAFIGYHAGAGMDGVLAHTYLANQLTGVWLDDVRASEGLLNAHVVAEYGVPVVLVTGDDVACEDALGYAPEALKVAVKDHVSRYAAVCRTPARTAADIRAAAKEAARLAVRAEPVHAGPHTIALEFDAEHLAMAATVVPGVARIGERKVAYTSARMYEGIRTFKAVTTIVSAAVEEQYG; this is translated from the coding sequence ATGAAGATCCTCATCAGTGCCGACATGGAGGGGGCCACGGGCGTCACCTGGCCGGCCGACGTGCTGCCGGGGACGCCGCAGTGGGAGCGGTGCCGGTCGATGTTCACCTCCGACGTGAACGCCGCCGCGCAGGGATTCTTCGACGGCGGTGCCGACGAGGTGCTCGTCAACGAGGCCCACTGGTCCATGCGCAACCTGCTCCTGGAGCGACTCGACGAGCGGGTCGAGATGCTCACGGGGCGGCACAAGTCGCTGTCCATGGTGGAGGGCGTCCAGCACGGTGACGTGGACGGCATCGCCTTCATCGGCTACCACGCGGGCGCCGGCATGGACGGCGTCCTCGCCCACACCTACCTGGCGAACCAGCTGACCGGGGTCTGGCTGGACGACGTCCGCGCCAGCGAGGGCCTGCTCAACGCGCACGTCGTCGCCGAGTACGGCGTCCCCGTCGTGCTCGTCACCGGCGACGACGTGGCCTGCGAGGACGCGCTCGGCTACGCGCCCGAAGCGCTGAAGGTCGCCGTGAAGGACCATGTGTCGCGGTACGCGGCCGTGTGCCGCACCCCGGCCCGCACCGCGGCCGACATCCGGGCCGCCGCCAAGGAGGCCGCACGGCTGGCGGTCCGCGCCGAGCCCGTGCACGCCGGGCCGCACACGATCGCCCTGGAGTTCGACGCGGAGCACCTGGCGATGGCCGCGACCGTCGTCCCCGGCGTCGCCCGGATCGGGGAGCGGAAGGTGGCCTACACCAGCGCCCGGATGTACGAGGGCATCAGGACGTTCAAGGCGGTCACCACGATCGTCTCTGCCGCCGTGGAGGAGCAGTATGGCTGA
- a CDS encoding SpoIIE family protein phosphatase, with product MDRGSERDTAPGRDTGDTAAGRIPLAVVVVDRDGLVSHWSSGAGRLFGVGREDAVGRSAADLLPVSGALADDLHGEPMPDAYDEYDALGPDLESSLGCRTSYATAGRARLVPYGQPADGERLDVLWWAYPLVGPGSFRLLVLAADATRLREERGYDDETAERISPGFARHTELPAFDELERRLPEILPNMGPGLSGRIVSQVLELGYPVLEFSQYDRVPVTPYWGVPRRAGRARVEAVAPWERAAAAPVPAGAEQDLEYAAVRERLEFLNEVSSGIGTSLDLGETIREVTSAAVPRFADFAGTHLRAAVLAGEGFPDGPPDASTVMFRVWVEHNDEPGRWDDTVPVGEAFAFPEHTPFYKCMVTGEPVVVPRVTEELSERISGEFEKRDLRPLIGGRSLLIVPLKARNVVLGFMVLMRRPDRPAFDDMDRTTGAELAARAGLVLDNARMYTYQENVADTLQDSMLPQVTPRMAGCDVATRYLPGTRLGRIGGDWFDTIKLHGSRTALVVGDVMGHGLNSAAMMGQLRTAVQTMATMETPPAQLLRNLDDLARRLGENYLATCLYAVYDPIRGELTLANAGHIPPVLVRAEDGSSDLLDLPTGAPIGVGGVPFEATRIRVAPGDRLVLCTDGLVEVRGSDIGEGLAALCESAAHPAASMDDACDTIIRALNTRGGRKDDVALLMARLNGIPDDHVAEWRLDAEPLAVPRARRLVRERLLQWCLPHAVETAELLVSEVVTNAVRHAPGDRIGLRVVRTDALLFEVTDDEPALPAMLGAGPLDESGRGLRVVSRLAREWGASTSGHRKTVWFEQNLTGNS from the coding sequence ATGGACCGTGGCAGCGAGCGGGACACAGCTCCCGGGCGCGACACCGGCGACACGGCGGCCGGCCGGATTCCGCTGGCCGTGGTCGTCGTCGACCGCGACGGCCTCGTCTCCCACTGGAGCAGCGGTGCGGGGCGCCTGTTCGGTGTGGGCCGGGAGGACGCGGTCGGGCGCTCCGCGGCCGACCTGCTGCCGGTCTCCGGCGCCCTCGCCGACGACCTGCACGGCGAGCCGATGCCGGACGCCTACGACGAGTACGACGCCCTCGGTCCCGACCTGGAGTCCTCGCTCGGCTGCCGGACCTCGTACGCCACGGCGGGCCGCGCCCGCCTCGTCCCGTACGGGCAGCCGGCGGACGGTGAGCGGCTCGACGTGCTCTGGTGGGCCTACCCGCTGGTCGGGCCCGGCTCCTTCCGGCTGCTCGTGCTCGCCGCGGACGCCACCCGGCTCCGTGAGGAGCGGGGCTACGACGACGAGACCGCCGAACGCATCTCGCCCGGCTTCGCCCGCCACACCGAACTGCCCGCCTTCGACGAGCTCGAACGGCGGCTGCCCGAGATCCTGCCCAACATGGGGCCGGGGCTCAGCGGCCGCATCGTCTCCCAGGTCCTCGAACTGGGCTACCCCGTCCTGGAGTTCAGCCAGTACGACCGGGTGCCCGTGACGCCGTACTGGGGTGTGCCCCGCCGTGCGGGACGCGCCCGCGTCGAGGCCGTCGCGCCGTGGGAGCGGGCGGCGGCCGCCCCGGTCCCGGCCGGAGCCGAGCAGGACCTGGAGTACGCCGCCGTCCGCGAGCGGCTGGAGTTCCTCAACGAGGTAAGCTCCGGCATCGGCACCTCCCTCGACCTCGGCGAGACCATCCGCGAGGTGACCAGCGCCGCCGTCCCCCGTTTCGCGGACTTCGCGGGCACCCACCTGCGCGCCGCGGTCCTGGCGGGCGAGGGTTTCCCGGACGGACCGCCCGACGCGAGCACCGTGATGTTCCGCGTCTGGGTCGAGCACAACGACGAACCGGGCCGCTGGGACGACACCGTGCCGGTCGGCGAGGCCTTCGCCTTCCCCGAGCACACCCCGTTCTACAAGTGCATGGTCACCGGCGAGCCCGTCGTCGTCCCGAGGGTCACCGAGGAGCTGTCCGAGCGCATCTCCGGGGAGTTCGAGAAGCGCGACCTCAGGCCGCTCATCGGCGGCCGCTCCCTGCTGATCGTCCCGCTCAAGGCACGCAACGTCGTCCTCGGCTTCATGGTGCTGATGCGCCGCCCCGACCGCCCCGCCTTCGACGACATGGACCGCACCACCGGCGCCGAACTCGCCGCCCGCGCGGGCCTCGTGCTCGACAACGCCCGCATGTACACGTACCAGGAGAACGTCGCCGACACCCTCCAGGACAGCATGCTGCCGCAGGTGACCCCGCGGATGGCCGGGTGCGACGTCGCCACCCGCTATCTGCCCGGAACCCGGCTCGGCCGGATCGGCGGCGACTGGTTCGACACCATCAAGCTGCACGGCTCGCGCACCGCCCTCGTGGTCGGCGACGTCATGGGCCACGGCCTGAACTCGGCCGCGATGATGGGCCAGCTGCGTACCGCCGTGCAGACCATGGCCACCATGGAGACCCCGCCGGCCCAGCTGCTGCGCAACCTCGACGACCTGGCCCGCCGGCTCGGCGAGAACTACCTCGCCACCTGCCTGTACGCGGTCTACGACCCGATCCGCGGTGAGCTGACCCTCGCCAACGCGGGCCACATCCCGCCGGTCCTGGTCCGCGCCGAGGACGGCAGCAGCGATCTGCTCGACCTGCCCACCGGCGCCCCCATAGGCGTCGGTGGCGTCCCCTTCGAGGCCACCCGCATCCGGGTCGCCCCCGGCGACCGCCTGGTGCTGTGCACCGACGGTCTGGTCGAGGTGCGCGGCTCCGACATCGGCGAGGGCCTCGCCGCGCTCTGCGAGTCAGCCGCGCACCCGGCCGCCTCGATGGACGACGCCTGCGACACCATCATCCGCGCCCTCAACACGCGCGGCGGCCGCAAGGACGACGTCGCCCTGCTCATGGCCCGCCTCAACGGCATTCCCGACGACCACGTCGCCGAATGGCGGCTCGACGCCGAGCCGCTCGCGGTGCCCCGGGCCCGCCGCCTGGTGCGCGAACGGCTCCTCCAGTGGTGCCTGCCCCATGCGGTGGAGACGGCCGAGCTGCTGGTCAGCGAGGTCGTCACCAATGCCGTGCGGCACGCGCCGGGCGACCGGATCGGGCTGCGCGTGGTCCGCACCGACGCGCTGCTGTTCGAGGTCACCGACGACGAGCCCGCCCTGCCCGCCATGCTGGGCGCCGGCCCCCTCGACGAGTCCGGCCGCGGACTGCGGGTGGTCAGCCGGCTCGCCAGGGAATGGGGCGCCAGCACCAGCGGACACCGCAAGACCGTCTGGTTCGAGCAGAACCTCACCGGCAATAGCTGA
- a CDS encoding bifunctional 2-polyprenyl-6-hydroxyphenol methylase/3-demethylubiquinol 3-O-methyltransferase UbiG: protein MNVSDNYRNAWESYWSETSEGRGEAIWDADPSLSAGPHSALLLPHADPARTIVDLGCGNGTQTRYLATRFARAVGVDLSHAAVEHARRAENAGTVEFQQLDLTDTGAVRALHERLGDSNVYMRAVIHQSEPAARPAVAAAVAEIIGAEGRAFVVELTSGSRDVLKRAASDPGGPGPKLQRVFHHGLKPADADDAEIPRLLTEAGLKILAEGETALPQTENLADGTRIDLPAHWFVLAGA, encoded by the coding sequence ATGAACGTCTCGGACAACTATCGCAACGCGTGGGAGAGTTACTGGAGCGAGACCTCCGAGGGCCGGGGCGAGGCGATCTGGGACGCCGATCCCTCCCTCAGCGCCGGACCCCACAGCGCCCTCCTCCTGCCGCACGCCGATCCCGCCCGCACCATTGTCGACCTCGGCTGCGGCAACGGCACCCAGACCCGCTACCTGGCCACCCGGTTCGCGCGCGCCGTGGGCGTCGACCTCTCGCACGCCGCCGTCGAGCACGCCCGCCGAGCCGAGAACGCCGGTACCGTCGAGTTCCAGCAGCTCGATCTCACCGACACCGGCGCCGTCCGCGCCCTGCACGAGCGGCTCGGCGACAGCAACGTCTACATGCGGGCCGTCATCCACCAGAGCGAACCGGCCGCCCGCCCCGCGGTCGCCGCCGCCGTCGCCGAGATCATCGGCGCCGAAGGCCGTGCGTTCGTCGTCGAGCTCACCTCCGGCTCCCGGGACGTGCTCAAGCGCGCCGCGTCCGATCCGGGCGGCCCGGGTCCCAAGCTCCAGCGCGTCTTCCACCACGGGCTCAAGCCCGCCGACGCCGACGACGCGGAGATCCCCCGGCTGCTGACCGAGGCCGGCCTGAAGATCCTCGCCGAGGGCGAGACCGCCCTGCCGCAGACCGAGAACCTGGCGGACGGCACCCGTATCGACCTGCCGGCCCACTGGTTCGTCCTCGCCGGCGCCTGA